In the Clostridium cellulovorans 743B genome, GCAAGATTCGATAAGAGTTATATGTACTGGCGGAGATCATAACCTAGGTGGTAAAGATTTTGATGATAGAATAATTTGTTATCTTCAAGAACAATTCGTTGAGCAAACTGGAATTAATGAAGATATACTAAGTGACTTGGAAACAGCTCAAGAACTTCAAAATAGCGCTGAGAGAGCTAAAAAGATATTGTCTACGAGAGAAATGGTACCTATTTCTGTTAACTATAATGGAGAGAAAGCTAAAATTAGTTTGACTAGAGAGGTTTTTCAAGACTTAACATATGACTTGTTAGAAAGAACAATGAGTTTAACTCATGAAATGCTAGAAGAGGCTAAAGAGAAAGGTTACTATTCTTTTGATGAAATAGTATTGGTTGGTGGGTCAAGTAGAATGCCTGTTGTAAGAGAGGCGATATATAGAGAATTTAATATAGAACCACGATTGTTTGATCCAGATGAAGCAGTTGCAAAGGGAGCTGCTTTATATGGGAATAAATTATCTATAAATGATGAACTTATAAGAAGAATAGCTGAAGACAGCGGTGAATCTTTTGAGGAAGTAAGAAGTAATCTTGAAGAAAATAATATTGATGATGATATATTAGAGAGAGTTCTTCAAGATATAGCTGATGACACAGGATTTAAGCTTGCAGCAGTTAAAGGGGCTAATATAGAAATTAGCAACGTTGTAAGTAAGAGTTTTGGAGTAGTTGCTATTGATAGTAAGGGAAATGAAATAGTATCTAATTTAATATTTAAGAATTCAACAGTACCATGTGAAGTTACAAAAGGATATGGAACAAATGAAGAAGGACAAGAAAGTGCCCTTATAAGAATAATGGAAAGTGAAGTATCAGAATCAGTAATAGAACTAGAATTAGCTCAGGAGATAGGTGTGGCAGAATTAAGTCTACCACCAGGACTTCCTTATAACTCACCTATATTAATAACATTTACTTTAAATGAGGATGGAAGATTAGAAATGAGGGCCAGAGAAACTCGGGATAATAAGAATGTAGAAATTGCTATAGAGACTACCTGCGTTATTTCTGGAGATGAATTAGTTGAAGCTAAAGAAAGAAGTAAAAATATAATAGTATCATAGAAAGTAACAATGATGGAGGGGAATACTTTGAAATATAGTTTAGGAATAGACTTTGGTACAAATAATGCAGTTATGGCTGTAGCTAATAGTATTGGCCAAGTTATGGTATTAAGGAATAAAGAAGGTAAAGTAAACACCCCCTCTGTCATTTACTTTGATAATGATGATATGGTTGTTGGAGATGAAGCAAAGGAACTTCAAGTATTGGGCGAAGGGAATATAGCTTTTTCTTTTAAGCGGAATATTGGAAATCAGTATTTTAAGGAACAACATAATGGAAAGCAATATAAAGCAGAAGAGTTTTTCTCATTAGTTATAAAAAAGTTAAAGGAAGATGCGGAGCTTAGACTAAACACTGAAATAAGCAAAGTTGTAATAACGGTGCCTGGAAAGTATAAAAGCTTTCAAAGAGAAGCTATAATAAAAGCCAGTAAAAATGCTGGATTTCAAAGTGTAAAATTATTAAATGAAACTACTGCTACGGCGATTGCATATAGCATTAAAACCTTTCAAAGAAATAAAAAGATTTTAATATATGATTTGGGTGCTGGTACATTTGAAGTAGCTCTTGTAAATATTACTTTAAAGAATATAGAAATACTAGCAACAGAAGGAACTACGGATCTAGGAAGCAATGAATGGGATGAAAGGATAGCTCTTTATCTTGTACATAAATTTAACGAGGATCATGGAATTTGGCTTTTGGACAGCCTTGACTTTTATAGAGATCTTTTGATAAAAGCAGAAAAAATAAAAAAGCAGTTAACTATAAGAAATTCTGTTGAAGTCAACCTTAGTTATGCCGGTGAAAAAGGTTGCTATAAAATAACTAGACAGGACTTTGAAAGGCTTACAGAAGATTTACTTAATAGGACCCTTATTCTAACAAAAAAAATTTTTTCTAATGCGAATTTTTCGATAAAAGATGTAAATGAAGTGATTTTAGTAGGCTGTGGCTCTAAAATGCCCATGGTTATGGACGGAATTAATAAGCTTTTTGGTAAGATTTCAAAGGTGTTTTGCAACCTAAAGGAATCAGTAGCTATAGGGGCAGCTATTCATGGGAGTACACATTTACCATGGAAGGTTAAGACTATTCCTACAGGAAGAAAAGTTATTTCAGCTGCTGTTCACGGTATAGGAATAATATCTGTAAATGAAGAGGGAAACAAGCTTATAAATAAAATAGTTATACCTAAAGATACTAGAATACCTGTAGTAGTAAGAAAAAGTTATAAGTTAGCCACAAAAAAGCATCAAAATAATTACATAGAAATATATGTACTTCAAGGGGATAATGAAAGTCTACAAAGATGTACTATCGTAGGAAAGTATATTTTTACTGACATAAAGCATATTACTGAAGATGGGGCAATTATAGATATTGAATATAGTTATACGGAAGAAGAGATAATTAATTTAAGAGCATACCAAAGAGAGACGGGAAAAGTACTTTCTTTAAAGATTAAGAATGTTGAAACGGATATAGGACTGCTTAAACAGGAATTATTTATCCGATGACTATTATTATAAAAAATAATGAAATATAGATTATAAAATATGATAAATTATAGCATTGTAAGGTTTTTATCAGTTATTATATAGGTATATAATCGATAAAAAGGAGATGCTAAAATGGAAAAACATTTATATGGATTAATAGGAGAAAAGCTAGGACATAGTCTTTCACCTCAAATACATGAAAGAATAATAGACCACTTGGGAGTAAAAGGGCATTATGATTTATATGAACTTGAAAGGAATCAAGTATGTGATGCAGTAAAAGCTTTTAAACTTTTAGGATTTAAGGGCATAAATGTTACTATTCCTTATAAGATAGATGTAATTGAGCATTTAGATTGGATTTCAAAAGAAGCTGAGACAATAGGGGCAGTTAATACTGTTCATTTTAAGGATAATAAAGTTTTTGGATATAATACAGATTACTATGGCTTTGGAATGATGCTTGATGCTTTTGGAGTTTCAGTAGAAGGAAAGACTGTTGCAGTTCTTGGAACAGGTGGTTCAGCAAATAGCGTTATTTGCTATTTTAGGGATAAGGGTGCAAAGGAAATTGTACTAGTTAGCAGAGAGAAGAAAGATGGATGTATAACCTATGAAGAATTAGCCTTGTGTGGATCCATGGATGTAGTAGTAAATACCACACCAGTAGGAATGTTTCCTAAGGTAGAGAATTCGCCTGTAGATAAAGAAATTTTATCTAAGTTTAAAGTAGCTGTTGATTTAATATTCAATCCAATGGAAACTTTATTTTTAAGGCATGCTAGGGAAGCAGGATTAAAAACGGTTAATGGATTATATATGCTTGTAGGACAGGCGATAAAAGCACAAGAAATATGGAATAATACAGTTATAGAAGATAAGGTTGTGGAACAAATATATCAATACATTTTAAAAGAATTTAGTCAGAAACTTTAGCAATTTATTTTAGGGGGGCGTATGAAGAACTTAAATTATTTTACCCTTCTTGGTCTTTCCTTTGAACCTGTTGAAGAGGATGAAGAAAAGATAAAAAAAGCCATTGAAGTAAAAAGAGCATATTGGTCGTCTATGATTAATCATCCTAGTAAAAGTTTCGAAGCAAAGTTATTTTTGGAGAAGCTTCCAGAGATACAGAAAATAATGCTCGGAAATAAAGAAGAACGATTAAAGTATGTCAAGGAGGCAAAAATACAAAGGGATAAGATATTAAGAGATGCAAAAATACGCTTAAGTAGAACTATATCAGTGTTATCAGCAAAGGGATATATTACCTATGAAGAATTTGAAAGTATAGTTTCGAGATATCCGGAGCTGGGAAGAAGTTTTGTTTTAGCAAAGACTAAAATCCATCTAAAAGAAGCACCGAGAAAGCATAGTTTTGTTGAGCCATTGCTTTATAAAAAGATAAGAGTAAATTTAGATATTCTCAATATTACTTCATTATATAACTTTTTGAATATGAAAAATACTGCTACAATAGTAGAGCTTCAAGAAGCAAATGCTAGGATTTATGAGGAGATAAGACGTATTGGGAAAAAAGATATGAAGGCTACAGCAAAGGGAGAACTTCACGGACTTTGCAAAATAGTCTTTAAAACAAGAAGTACAAAGGAAGAATATGATCAAATATTAAGAAAAGAGAAGCTTAATTACATAGATGAAATTTTAGATATATGCGCTGTTAAAAGGGTAATATATGAAAATGAATATTCTATTATTAAAGAAATTATTATAGAAGATGGATTTTTAAAGGAAGAAGCAAAGGATTATATCCTAGGATATTGTATAAGAAATAAAGTTTGTCTTCTAGTTGGAGAAGAGATAAACAGCAAAGGATATATGGAGAAAAACGCTGAAAAAAATCAAGTAGAAGCAACTAAAAATAAAGCAGATGGATATAAGTATAATGAGGATTTTATTGAAGTTACAAAAGATCCTTTAATTTATAAACAGAATAAAAGTAATTATACTAAGGCTGAAAATAGAGGTAAGGAAAATACTGAAACGCAAAGTTACAAACATGAGGTTTATGATGTCTTGACTAAGGTTGGAGATCGATACATTAAGGTTTATTGGAAAAATCCAACTATTCCTCATTACATAGAAGTGTGGAAGAAAGAAGGAGATATCCCTATGTTTAGAGGTGATGGTCAGCTTATAGCTAAAACAAAAGCAATGGAAGTTATAGACTATCAAGTTGAAAACGGAAAAACCTATGGCTACTTAATCAAAGTTATATATACTAAAGATAATAAAGAGTATGAAACGGAAGGAAGAACTTGTTTTGATACTCCGAAAGCTCCCAAAAATATAGATGAAACAAATGATTATAAGGAGTATACTTATAATAAGAATGTAAGTAGTAGTCAATCAAGAAATAAAGGGAAAAACACCTTTTTTGAAAGAGCTAAAAGCTTTTTTCAAGGATGGGTTTAGATAATGAAATAAGGAGATAAAAACAGATGAAATTAAATAGAAACGATGAGTGCTGGTGTGGATCTGGAAAGAAGTATAAAAAGTGTCACATCGATATGGATTTGAAGTTGGAAGAGATGGAGAAGGTTGGTTATGAAATACCACCAAGAAATATAATAAAAACACCAGAACAAATCGAAGGAATGAGAAAAAGTGCAAAGATAACAACTGGAATACTTGATTTAGTTGAAGAAAAAATAAAAGAAGGAATGTCAACAGAGGAAATAGATATTCTTGTCTATAACTACACTATAGAACATGGTGGGATCCCAGCAGATTTAAATTATGATGGATATCCTAAGAGTGTATGTGTGTCTAGGAATGATATAGTATGTCATGGAATTCCAAATAAAGAGGAAAAGCTCTTAAATGGAGATATAGTCAATGTGGATGTATCTACAATATTAGATGGATACTATTCCGATGCTAGTAGAATGTACTTGATCGGAGAGGTTTCAGAAGAAGCACAAAGACTAGTTAGAGTATCAAAAGAGTGTTTATATAAAGGTATAGAGGCTGTTAAACCATATAACACATTAGGCGATATGGCCAATGCAATTCAAAGCCATGCAGAAGCTAACGGATATTCTGTTGTAGTTGAATTTGGAGGGCATGGAATAGGACTAGGATTTCATGAAGATCCATTTGTACCCCATGTAGGAAAACCAGGAGAAGGAATGGTTATGGTACCAGGAATGACTTTTACTATAGAACCAATGATCAACCAAGGAGCACCAGACATAGCTATCCTAGACGATGAGTGGACGGTAGTAACAGATGACGGTTCATTAACCGCACAGTGGGAACACACAGTCCTAGTAACAGAAACCGGCGTAGAAATATTAACATAAGTGACGCTCTAAATCTTCGATTTAGCTAGCGGAACTTACTCCTCCGAGGAATCGAGGAGGAGTTTCCTTTAAGGAATGCTCTAAATCTTCGATTTAGTCAGCGGAACTTACTCCCCTGAGGAATCGAGGGAGTTTTTTTATGTCCATTTTAATTAGAGCACTCCAGTTAGGTATACTAGCGTATCTATATTATAGAATATATTACTTAAGGCATATAAAAGATGATTACTAAAGTAAGTATAAAATTATGGAATTTTAAATTAACATTTAAATATAGAGAAATAAATTGGATATATGTAAGTATTATCAAGATTTCTTTCGCATAATAGGGATAAACACTACTGTCTGTGTAAACGTTTATGAATATATATAAATACTAGATTTGTAGTAACGTGATGATACTATCATCTATAGGAGCTGTGTTCATTGTTTCTTTTCTATTTTTGATAAGTAATTACTTATGGTTAAGTTATTGCATTTAATTAAACTGAAAAGATCAATGTTCATATAAAATAACAAATCAAAGAAATGGAGTAGGGGGAGATAGGCGAAATCAATGTTTTTTTAGATTATTTATTTAAGATGAGAGAGAGAATACTATTTTATGGGGGTGAGAGTAACTAAGAAATGTTAACAGTTGTACTGCTATAATTTTATCTGTGCATAGCTAAATGAAAGTGTGTCTTGGTTTGAAAACGATTACAAAAGAGGTGGTCTTATGAGCACATTTACTTATGCAGGTACATACATTAAAACCATAAGTTTATTTTGACATGAGGATTTTAAGACAAGATTCAATATAAGCTTACTGGAAACGATACAAAAAAATATCTAAAAATAAAGTATATTTAGACTTAGTCTATAAATTAATGAGGTGAATTTTATGAAGATCAAAAGATTCTTTGCTATGCTGATATCTGCAGTAATGATGATCAGCATGATTTCTTTCCTTCCCTTTGAAGGAAAGTCAGGTGCTAATAAATCTGGCATTTTAGGTGGAATTGAAGCATTGGCGAATCAGTCATTGAACATTACACCACTTACAGCTTATGCTGCCACAACAAGTAATCTGCGACGCCCTGTGTCATCGGAACAACCAATGCTGATTGTACATATTGACACATGGAATTACGCGGATCCAGCAAAAATAATTGACTTAATTCCGGAGGATATTTTGCCATATGTTGTATTCAACATTTCCCTCTCCATTAACTGGGACAGTACAAACAATAAATGGTTAATGGTTCAAGATGGATATCAAACTGCAAAGTCATGGCTAAAAACATGCTCTGATAAAGGTGTGTGGACAATGATTCAACCTTCAAGTGGTGGACAGTGTCACTTCCCTGATTATTCTGCCAACTATGATTTTGAAAATACGCTTTTTGCAGAGTTTTTCAGAGATTATCCAAGTTTTATCGGCTATAACTACAGCGAACAATTTTGGGGGTTTCAATCTGAAGATTTTCCTGTAACGCCTCTCCAACGTTATCAGCATTTTGCAGGACTTCTGAAATTATGTAACAAATACGGTGGATATCTCAACATCAGTTGGTGTGCAAATCAGTGGAGCTCGCCGCTGAATCCAATTGCAATGCTAAAAAAGTGTACTGAATGGAGAGAAGCGTGCAGTCTATATTCTGAAAACTATATCCTTGAAGAAAAATACACACAAGGTAGCTTTATTGAGGATGTAGAAAGTGAAGTGCTTGGAGCCTATCTTTCTGGTAACTGTGGTAATTTTGGAGTAAGATACGATGAAACAGGCTGGACTGATCGCTCAGCAGATGATAAACCACTTTCTTCGAAAAATCAATACAGAGTATCCACAGGTCTTCCGATTGTTCTTGAAAGAATGGCCTTCAATGGTGCTACGATAATTGATGGACCAGAACTTATATGGGCAGATGATTTCAAAGAAGTTGGGGGCGTTAAGGATAGCGAGGGCTACAATGTGCGTTCATGGGCAATGCATGACCAGTACCAGAATGATTTTCTTGATGTATTTCGTAAGGTAATTAGCGGAACCATAAAAATCCCAACCCGTCAGGAAGTAATTGACCGTACAAAGGTTGTAGTGATTCAGGATAATACTACTGGTGACGACCATAACAAATATAGCACTTATGCGACTTTATTTGAGGGCTTATATAGAATGCCTGGTGATGGAAATCTCAAGGATAATACCAATCTATACAAAAGCACTGGACGATATCCTACAATTCCTACTGTATATGCACTTAATGATGAGTTGGCAAAATCATTTGATGTGCAGCTAAGACAATCTCAGCTTTCCTCTAGATGGACAACTATTGCCGCTAAACAAAATGAATTTAATAAGCTATTTCCATCAGAATATTCGGGAAATTGCTATGCGGGAAGATATGAGAATACATGGGTGACATATAATCCGAATAAAATTGGTACTGCAGCAGGTGGCTATCTAGCTTTGAAGTACAACACCTGTAAGCAGATGGAGGTTACCTACTCTGAATATGCATCGGGTTTGATTAATGAATACAGTGATCATATTAATATCTACCTCAATAACTATGATGAGGACAATAAGACAACACTGAAAACAAATACTTTCAAATTTTATGGCTGTACTTCTAACCCTACTTTTACATATAAGGACAGAGGGGTCAATCAGGCGAAAAGTATCGTTTCTGGAAGTTTGAGTAGCGATGGCACTTATACGCTGACTGTTCAGCATAATGGCCCACTTGATTTGACTGTTAATTGCTCTGGTGCAGAAACCAATCGTTTGAAAAACTATTCAACTGCTACAGTGACTAAGCCAGCAAGTGCTTCTTTTTATACTGGTACTCGTCAATACGAAGGCGAATTCTTTGATACTAAGAATGTTGAGGGTAATGTAGCAAATGGATGCAGTAGTGGAATTACAGGCTACTGGGGACAGGGCTTTATGAAATTTGGTACAAAATCCACGGCTGCGGTTAAGGATACAGTAACAACCACCAAAGCTGGTAGCTTTGATTGGACACTTCGCTATGCTGTTACTTCTGACATCAATTGTGTTGATTTGTATGTAAATGGAACTAAGGTAAAGACTCTCTCTCTTTCTAAGGGAGCGTCCCTCAGTGATTGGAAAACCATAAAACAGTCCATTTCATTGAACAAAGGTGATAACAAGGTAGAAGTGAAAGCAACGGCAACTTTAGCTAGCACATTGTATTTGGACAATTTTGTTGTATCAGGTGATTTCGGAGATGCAACAGTGACAGCGCCAACAACACCAACAGTACCAACAATGGGAAATACCGTAACATTAAACGATGGATGGTATTGCATTAAAAATGTTAATGCACAGAAATACCTTCAAGTTGCAAAGAATATAGGACAAGCAGCTCAAAATGTTGAACTTGGTACAGGTTCAGGAGCTATTGGCCAAAAATGGTACCTGAAAAATGTGGGCAATGGTTATGTAACCTTAAAAAGTGCATTAGGTGAATTTATGGTTGATGTAGCCAATGGCGAAGATAAAGATGGTACAAATATTCAGATTTACAATGCATATTCAAATAATGCACAGAAGTTTTCTATCAAAGCTCCGTCAACAGCGGGGGCATATGCAATTGCAACTATGGCTAGTAATCAAACTAAAGTATTAGATGATTATAACTTTGAA is a window encoding:
- the aroE gene encoding shikimate dehydrogenase, which produces MEKHLYGLIGEKLGHSLSPQIHERIIDHLGVKGHYDLYELERNQVCDAVKAFKLLGFKGINVTIPYKIDVIEHLDWISKEAETIGAVNTVHFKDNKVFGYNTDYYGFGMMLDAFGVSVEGKTVAVLGTGGSANSVICYFRDKGAKEIVLVSREKKDGCITYEELALCGSMDVVVNTTPVGMFPKVENSPVDKEILSKFKVAVDLIFNPMETLFLRHAREAGLKTVNGLYMLVGQAIKAQEIWNNTVIEDKVVEQIYQYILKEFSQKL
- a CDS encoding Hsp70 family protein produces the protein MKYSLGIDFGTNNAVMAVANSIGQVMVLRNKEGKVNTPSVIYFDNDDMVVGDEAKELQVLGEGNIAFSFKRNIGNQYFKEQHNGKQYKAEEFFSLVIKKLKEDAELRLNTEISKVVITVPGKYKSFQREAIIKASKNAGFQSVKLLNETTATAIAYSIKTFQRNKKILIYDLGAGTFEVALVNITLKNIEILATEGTTDLGSNEWDERIALYLVHKFNEDHGIWLLDSLDFYRDLLIKAEKIKKQLTIRNSVEVNLSYAGEKGCYKITRQDFERLTEDLLNRTLILTKKIFSNANFSIKDVNEVILVGCGSKMPMVMDGINKLFGKISKVFCNLKESVAIGAAIHGSTHLPWKVKTIPTGRKVISAAVHGIGIISVNEEGNKLINKIVIPKDTRIPVVVRKSYKLATKKHQNNYIEIYVLQGDNESLQRCTIVGKYIFTDIKHITEDGAIIDIEYSYTEEEIINLRAYQRETGKVLSLKIKNVETDIGLLKQELFIR
- a CDS encoding glycoside hydrolase family 98 domain-containing protein, whose product is MKIKRFFAMLISAVMMISMISFLPFEGKSGANKSGILGGIEALANQSLNITPLTAYAATTSNLRRPVSSEQPMLIVHIDTWNYADPAKIIDLIPEDILPYVVFNISLSINWDSTNNKWLMVQDGYQTAKSWLKTCSDKGVWTMIQPSSGGQCHFPDYSANYDFENTLFAEFFRDYPSFIGYNYSEQFWGFQSEDFPVTPLQRYQHFAGLLKLCNKYGGYLNISWCANQWSSPLNPIAMLKKCTEWREACSLYSENYILEEKYTQGSFIEDVESEVLGAYLSGNCGNFGVRYDETGWTDRSADDKPLSSKNQYRVSTGLPIVLERMAFNGATIIDGPELIWADDFKEVGGVKDSEGYNVRSWAMHDQYQNDFLDVFRKVISGTIKIPTRQEVIDRTKVVVIQDNTTGDDHNKYSTYATLFEGLYRMPGDGNLKDNTNLYKSTGRYPTIPTVYALNDELAKSFDVQLRQSQLSSRWTTIAAKQNEFNKLFPSEYSGNCYAGRYENTWVTYNPNKIGTAAGGYLALKYNTCKQMEVTYSEYASGLINEYSDHINIYLNNYDEDNKTTLKTNTFKFYGCTSNPTFTYKDRGVNQAKSIVSGSLSSDGTYTLTVQHNGPLDLTVNCSGAETNRLKNYSTATVTKPASASFYTGTRQYEGEFFDTKNVEGNVANGCSSGITGYWGQGFMKFGTKSTAAVKDTVTTTKAGSFDWTLRYAVTSDINCVDLYVNGTKVKTLSLSKGASLSDWKTIKQSISLNKGDNKVEVKATATLASTLYLDNFVVSGDFGDATVTAPTTPTVPTMGNTVTLNDGWYCIKNVNAQKYLQVAKNIGQAAQNVELGTGSGAIGQKWYLKNVGNGYVTLKSALGEFMVDVANGEDKDGTNIQIYNAYSNNAQKFSIKAPSTAGAYAIATMASNQTKVLDDYNFETAEGTKVCQWTYGGKNNQLWTFEETKYSNTIIGDVNDDDKVNSLDYALLKSYLLGNPTNINTENADLNSDGKINALDFANLKVFILGKVA
- a CDS encoding Hsp70 family protein, translating into MDKIYGIDLGTTYSCISYVDEFGKPVVVANAENERTTPSVVFFDEDKIIVGSVAKESAKLYPDRVVSFIKRNMGNGEFVFKYDEENEYKPEELSAFVLRKLVGDAEEALGEEIHDVVITCPAYFGINEREATKIAGEIAGLNVRQILNEPTSAALAYGLENGEDKVVLVYDLGGGTFDISMIDIKQDSIRVICTGGDHNLGGKDFDDRIICYLQEQFVEQTGINEDILSDLETAQELQNSAERAKKILSTREMVPISVNYNGEKAKISLTREVFQDLTYDLLERTMSLTHEMLEEAKEKGYYSFDEIVLVGGSSRMPVVREAIYREFNIEPRLFDPDEAVAKGAALYGNKLSINDELIRRIAEDSGESFEEVRSNLEENNIDDDILERVLQDIADDTGFKLAAVKGANIEISNVVSKSFGVVAIDSKGNEIVSNLIFKNSTVPCEVTKGYGTNEEGQESALIRIMESEVSESVIELELAQEIGVAELSLPPGLPYNSPILITFTLNEDGRLEMRARETRDNKNVEIAIETTCVISGDELVEAKERSKNIIVS
- a CDS encoding methionyl aminopeptidase; protein product: MKLNRNDECWCGSGKKYKKCHIDMDLKLEEMEKVGYEIPPRNIIKTPEQIEGMRKSAKITTGILDLVEEKIKEGMSTEEIDILVYNYTIEHGGIPADLNYDGYPKSVCVSRNDIVCHGIPNKEEKLLNGDIVNVDVSTILDGYYSDASRMYLIGEVSEEAQRLVRVSKECLYKGIEAVKPYNTLGDMANAIQSHAEANGYSVVVEFGGHGIGLGFHEDPFVPHVGKPGEGMVMVPGMTFTIEPMINQGAPDIAILDDEWTVVTDDGSLTAQWEHTVLVTETGVEILT